GCCTTCTCCTCTGGGAACAGGGTAAGTCTGCGAGCAGTTCTTCTTCAGACCCCCTGCTCTGCGCCCGACCCCTGCGCCTCGGGTGCTCCCCTCAGCTGCTCTCTTACAACCTCTGCCCTCTCGCAGAGCACCATCAGATCCCGCACAAAGATGTCTTGCTACGACCTGTGCCCACCAAAAACCAGCGTCGCCGTCCCGCAGCACGTCGCCGTCCCACAGCCCATCGCCGAGAGCTGCAACGAGCTGTGCGCCCGCCAGTGCCCCGACTCCACGGCCTTCATCCAGCCGCCCCCCGTCGTCGTCACCTtccccggccccatcctcagctccttcccccagcaagCCGTGGTGGGCTCCTCCGGAGCACCGGCCTTTgggggctccctggggctggggggcctcTACGGTGCCGGGGCCACGCAGGGCTCGGGGGGCCTCTGCACCTTTGGCAGACCCTACGCTTCTCCCGCCTGCAGCCCTTGCGTCTTGCCCCGCTACACCAAGAAGCTGTGGGACACCTGTGGGCCCTGCTAGACCCTGACCCAAAGTCCCCGGCACCGCCCCCACACCAAACACCAATGCCACCGCCACCCATGCACGGCTGAGCTGGTGGGCACGAGGCACTGAGGAGTGCTGAGCAGCCCCATCCAACGCCTGGGCAGCTGGCAGTGCCGCTCACCCTTGGCCCTTCCTgccctcttcccctgccctttAATCCCCTCCCGTGCCCagtcctccctgccctgggacGGGGCAGGAGGTGGACCCGAAAggccctgtggggctgcagggccacGACTTCAGCATCCAGAGCGCTGCAGCAACGGGGCATCCGGAGAGAGAATCGATGGTCTGAGGAAgatccctctgcctcccccaacACGCGGCAGCCAGCCTCTCTGGGTCTTGCCCACCCTCCCTCTGAGAGCCTCTCCCGCCCCTCTGGGCACAATAAAGATTTCCTGCATCCAACTCgtgcctccctccctctttgtGCCCCTTTGGGAGGACACCGGGGGTCGCGTGCCCGTCAGCTCTGGGAGGGCAAATGCTGAGATGCCCAGGAGAGGTGAGGATGGGCAGCGCTGGGAGAGGGAGGATGCAgacaggcaggggagagggagctTTTGGTTGGAGCttgcaggagctggggaaagGGCAGAGGGCAGAGAGCAGGCCAGGTGCTGGCAGCGCTCCTTTGCCTGGTCTTCGCAGTGCAGGAGAGACACCGGCACCGCCAGGTCCCGCTGATCCACCGAAGCACGGCAGCACCTCTGGGCACCTGCGTAGAGGAGGCTGGACGAGAGCCAGCGTTAAACCCGCGCTTGGGAAATGGCTGTCAcgtgctggagagcagcttgtTGAGGGTGGGCCCAGGGGATGCTGCTGTTGGACACCAAGGTGAGCACGAGCCGGCCACGTGCCCTGGGCCAAAGGCAGCCAGCGGGGCCCTGGGCTGCATGCTGAGGAGCATGGGcggcagggggagggaggggagcgtTGCATTTGCCTCAGCACTGGCGAGGCCACCCCTGCGGTGCTGTGTTgagcccagggctgcccagcacaggaGAGATGTGTGGCTCCTGGAGAGAGCCCAGCAAAGAGCTGCTCACCGATGAGCATcctggtttgggctgggataGAGTGACTTGCCTTCACAGTAGCTGGGATGGGGctatgttctggatttgtgctggaaacagtgtggATAATCGCGGgacattttccttcttgctgAGGAGATCCAGAGAGAGATGGGACTGTTCATGGTGGTGCAGAGGAGGCTCAGCGGGGCTCACCAATGTGCAGAGAAGGCCAGCACGGCCAGCACGTGCAGCAGAGAGCTCCCAAGACGATGAGGGACCTGGAGTGTCTccctcatgaggaaaggctgagagacggGGTTTTgttcagccaggagaagagaagagtgaggggggatctcatcaatgcttctTAAAATCTGTGAAGGGTGGGTgccaagaggatgggactggactcttttcctTGGTGCCCAgtgagaggacaaggggcaatgagaCTATATTGGAAGATGGGAATTTCCACTTAAACGTGAGAGAAAACTCCTTTACTGTTCTGGTGTCAGAGcagtgggacaggctgcccggagacgctgtggagtctccttccctggagatattcaaaacccacgTGGATGCGGTCCTCTGCCCCTGTTCTAGGTATACCTGTTCAAGCAGGGTGTTTggacgaggtgatctccagatTTCCCTTCCAACcacttccagcct
The sequence above is a segment of the Phalacrocorax aristotelis unplaced genomic scaffold, bGulAri2.1 scaffold_144, whole genome shotgun sequence genome. Coding sequences within it:
- the LOC142051105 gene encoding feather keratin 3-like; this translates as MSCYDLCPPKTSVAVPQHVAVPQPIAESCNELCARQCPDSTAFIQPPPVVVTFPGPILSSFPQQAVVGSSGAPAFGGSLGLGGLYGAGATQGSGGLCTFGRPYASPACSPCVLPRYTKKLWDTCGPC